Within Methanobrevibacter arboriphilus JCM 13429 = DSM 1125, the genomic segment AAAATATTATATTATAAATTTAATGTTATAATCTTCTAATAATGATTATTCTAATTTAGTATATCTGTTAAAAGATTTAGCGATGCGACCAAGTAATTTAGATGAACTTGGATGATGTAACCCTTGAATAGTAGTTATAGCTATTACCATGCCCACAACAAACATTTCTGGTGTTAAACCAATGAAAGATGTTAAGTATATTATAACTATTGTAGTTAATGCACCAACAGTACCTGCATATCCAGGATCTGCACATAATCGATTTCCTATATAAACAAAGAAAGTAGCTATCAATCCACCTTCAATTCCAATTAACATATAACCGATTGAAACTAAGAGAGTTCCTGCAGAAGCATCTGGAGAACACAATATATTCCCTTGGAAGAATCCACCTGATATATCGCCACCTCTTTTTTTAATATCATGACCTACAATATCTGCACCTTTAACACCAGGAGCCTCAGGTAAACCAAGATAAGTATCAATAAGAACAAAATTTAACCAAGCTATAATAGCTGCAATAATAATTCCTAAAATTTCGTTCATTAGTTAGCCTCCTTTGTTTTTGAAAGTTCACTAGAAGAATCTTTATTCAAATTATCTCCGTTTTCATCATCAGGCTTTGGAAATACATAATCAAAGGCGTATTTAACAAATAATCCAGAAATAACACCCCAAAACACAGCTAATAACATTCCATTGTAAATCCAATAGAAATTAACAGAAAAACAAATTGCTAAAAATCCAATAGCAAAAATAGGAGTGGGAAATATTGCGCTTTTATCAAATGAGAATCTAATAGGTTTTTTTGGAAGTAAAGGTAATCCCAATCCCAATGCAATTACTATAGATACAATTACTGTAATTAACAAATTTAGTAATAAGTACATCTCATCAACATGAATAATCATGATAAAATGTTTACCAATTATAATATATAAAACTTATTACTTGCTGGTTGGAGAAACCTATATATATCTAAAAATTATTTTTTATTTTAAATCCTGAAACTTAAATAAATTAAAAATGTTTTAATTAAATTCGTGAAAAATAAAAATAAAAATAAAAAATAACATAATATTAAAGGTTAAACATATTTTATTTACATATCAATTATATTTCTACTATTTTTATTAATAGTTTAAAAAATATTATTAAAAATATTGAAAAAGTAAAAAGTATTTTAATACATAAAAAAAGAATAATAATAATATAAAAAAAGAATAACATAAAAAATAATAATCTAAAGAAAAATAATCTAGAAAATAGTAATCTGAAGAATAAATTTTAATAATCTTAAAAATAAATAATCTAGAAAATAATAATATACCTACAAATAACAATATATTTAGAGATAAATATATTAAAAATATAATATTCTATTATAATTCTATTATGATATTATATTATCATATCTATGATATTATACTATCATAATTATTATAATTAAAATTATAATTAAATATTAAAAATATACTATATTATACTACTATATTATACTATTAAAAAATATAGTATTTATATTAAAAACAATCTTAAACAATCTTATATTAAAAATCCCTGAAAAATACTAATAGGTAATTCAAATGAAAAACAAAAACATCATAGTTACTGGAGGATTAGGTTTCATTGGATCACACATCGTTGAAGAATTAATCAATGAAAACCAAATCACAATAATTGACAATAAATCATCTGGAAAAATTGAGAACTTAGCTAATCCTAACCATGAAAACCTTAAAATAATAACTGAAGATTTGACTACAATTAACCTAGATGATTTAACTCTAATTTTAAAAGATGTAGACTATATATTTCATTTAGCTGCTCTTGCAAGCGTTCCAATGAGTGTTAAAAACCCTATAAAATCTAATGAAAATAATGTTGATGCAACTGTAAAACTACTAAATGCATCTAAAGATTCTGAAATTTCAAAACTTGTTTTCTCATCTTCTTCTGCTGTTTATGGTGAAAATCCAAATATGCCTCTCTGTGAAAGTGAACCATTAATGCCTACATCCCCATATGCTGCATCAAAAGCATCTTGTGAATTATATTGCCAGTCTTTTTTTGAAAGTTATGAGTTATCAGCTGTTTCTTTAAGGTATTTTAATGTTTTTGGACCTCGTCAAGATGTAAATTCTCAATATGCAGCAGTGATACCAAATTTTATACATTCCTTAGTTAACAATGAACAAGCAATTATATATGGAGATGGAGAACAAACAAGAGATTTCATTTATGTTAAGGATATTGTAAAAGCAAATATTGCAGCAGCAGAATCAAAATATAATGGAGTTATGAATGTAGCTTCTGGAATATCTATGAGTATTAATCAGCTTTATAATATTATAAAAAATACATTAGGCTCTGAATTAGATCCTATTTATAAAGAAGAACGTCCAGGAGATATAAAACATTCTTTAGCTAATGTTCAAAATATGAAACATATCGGATTTAGAGTTGATCCTTCTTTATTCAATAAACAATTAGAAACAACAATAAAATGGTTTAAAAATAATGAAATCTAAAATTAATTTAAAAAAAAATTTATAACAATTATAACCCTCTAAAAACAATTAAAAAACAATTTTATAACAATTATAATCCTTTAAAAATATTTTTATAACAATTTAACTAGAAACAAATAAACAACTTTATCAAACTAATTTTATTCTAATATCTCAACTTAAATCATAGAAATTAAAATATAAAAACTTAAACACTAGTGAAAATATGAGCAAAATAAATGAAATTTTTAAAAATACTAGCTGGTTACTTATTTCACAGGTAATAACAAGCATTTTTGGATTTGTATGGATTGTCTTGTTAGCTAGATATTTAGGAGTTTCAGATTTTGGAATAATGAATTTTGCTATTTCTTTTACAGGCATTATGAGCATATTTATTGATTTAGGAATTAATACATATGTTACAAGAGATTTATCAAGATCACCAGAATTATCACAAAAATACATAGGAAATGCAATTCCATTAAAAATATTCTTATCAATATTATCATTTATAGCCACATTAGTCATTTTATTGATAATGGATTACAATTTACTAACAATAGAAGTAGTACTGTTATTTGCAATACAAACTATATTCTTAAATATGGGATGGTTATTCAATGGAGTATTC encodes:
- a CDS encoding NAD-dependent epimerase/dehydratase family protein; protein product: MKNKNIIVTGGLGFIGSHIVEELINENQITIIDNKSSGKIENLANPNHENLKIITEDLTTINLDDLTLILKDVDYIFHLAALASVPMSVKNPIKSNENNVDATVKLLNASKDSEISKLVFSSSSAVYGENPNMPLCESEPLMPTSPYAASKASCELYCQSFFESYELSAVSLRYFNVFGPRQDVNSQYAAVIPNFIHSLVNNEQAIIYGDGEQTRDFIYVKDIVKANIAAAESKYNGVMNVASGISMSINQLYNIIKNTLGSELDPIYKEERPGDIKHSLANVQNMKHIGFRVDPSLFNKQLETTIKWFKNNEI
- a CDS encoding energy-converting hydrogenase A subunit A EhaA gives rise to the protein MIIHVDEMYLLLNLLITVIVSIVIALGLGLPLLPKKPIRFSFDKSAIFPTPIFAIGFLAICFSVNFYWIYNGMLLAVFWGVISGLFVKYAFDYVFPKPDDENGDNLNKDSSSELSKTKEAN